In Anopheles arabiensis isolate DONGOLA chromosome 2, AaraD3, whole genome shotgun sequence, the genomic window aaataaataaaatagggACATTTGTAGAGTATTTAGATTTGCTCGTTATGGGAAAAACTCGTTACAAGCAGTACTCGTTAAGAGGGGTTCTACCTGTATATTATTCCAATTAGCAATTTCAAAATCACCTTTCCAAGCAGATCATAATCGAGAGCATGATGATCGTAGCGAATTTTTACTAATGCTGCAATTCTACCTCTATTCGTATACCCTCTAGCAAAGGTTATCATCATACACCAAATCCCGACTGCTATCAGGCGCAATATGGTTACAACATACCGTATCAAACGCTACCACTATCTACTGTGACTAGTATTATTTAGGTGTGTTTCCATTTTAACGTTTTATTTTGccccaaaacaacagcaaactgCAAGGGAGTGGTGGGTAAAATTGGCCATCCTCTCTTAAACATTGGATTTTGGACtttatttgtgtaaaaaggaaaaagaaactgTATGTTTTCTACGTCGCCCAGCATTGTACAATAGAAATCTTAACACGCACTATCTGTTCAGAACACTTCCACACGCTTTCTAGCTGTGGCTGTGGTTTGCGGGTGAAACTTCTACTTCGACCTCCCCGGTGTTCAAGGATGAACAAAAGCTCGCCGTTAGAAGTACAAGCGAGGAAAAATCAAACGCCCCCTGTTGTCACCTTGTTTTACCTTGCCaaggcgcgtgtgtgtttcgtgcATTTAACCACAAACCCATCGCGGGCTGGGCTTTCACCGCAGAGCCAGTTGCACAGTGCCCCTGCGTAGTAGCAGCACCGACGAAACCCGATGTGGTTCACCGGTTCCGGGCCGCGCACCACCGTGTTACTGTTGCAATAATCACCCATGGGCCGGTCggcctatatatatatatattgccCTTACTACGCGCTTTCCGCGCTTGCGAGCAAAAACGGCAAGAAACGTTTTGGGGGGGTTGGGGTAGTTTCGCGTAACTCCACCGCGCGCGCACTCGCCGCCACGAACCTGTTTCCTTCACGAAATCTTTCCCTTTTGATACGGCCGGAGCTCGGCCGTTGTTTATACTGCGTTTGtgtcgcgcacacacacaccaccgtgCCATCTCGGTGGCAAGCTGGTGCCCGATAAGATTAGTTCGAGGGCCATTTGATAGCGCGGCCTGCCCTTTTTCTCCTGCCAGTTCTTCGCATGTGGCTTTTCTGTTGTCTTGGAGCGGGTTGCGAGAAAATACCTATCTCTATTGGATCGCAGTAGGCAGCGTGAATCGTGATGTGTGTCACTTTACTGCTTTACTGTGTTACATCAATATGTGCCAGCCCTTGTCACCTGTCCCATTTCTGTCCCTTTCGAAGGGGCTCGGTGGGTTTGCTAGAAAAGGGGGAGGAGGGTTTACTCACCGGAATCCTTTGCGCGCTGTATCACCGAATCCAGATCACGGATGTACTTCTTGTTGGTGAGGTTCGCACCGACGTCGACCACGATCAGGTTCTCGTAGCAGTGCTTCATTTCGTCCTCGTGCATGTTGGCCATGATTGTAGGTCGCGGTCGCGTCGTTTATTGGTATACGGGGAATGTGGAAccgtatcttttttttttgctcgtttcgtttcttgtttgtttcgtgttgGGGGTTTCTACTTCACTTTGGAGCACaaagctgctactgctaccgcTGTTCCGCCGAGGGCTTGTCGAGCAGGCAATGCTTTACTACGATGACAATGTTCCGACGCAGACGCAGGTTTCCCTCCACCCTTACACAGAACGGTCGTATTGCGTGCTGGTGGATCGTTCTTTGCCTATTTCACTCAATGTATTCCAGCAGCCGCCAGCCCGGTCAAAGACGAAGCAAACGGAAGCAAAAGGTACCTTCTTTACAAATGTTGTGTCGGTTACGGCACGTTTCGTTCCCCGTTGCCACTACTCCGTATGGTTAGAACTAAAGCAAAACGAtgtagaagagagagaaaaaaaagcgaattTGTTGACGAGATGTTtgggcaaaagaaaaacctgATCGCGCCTAACGATCTAAACCGCAAAGGCGTAAAAAGGGacggcggtgtgtgtgtgtgtggtgacgTTGCAAAGAAAACACCGAAAAACCACCACTATTTTAACGCACACCAccgagggagagggagagagagagagcggagaATCCTTCATGCCCCAAAAGATAAACGTGCGAGCACGCCCCACAACCCGGTCGAGGTCAGAGATTCCGACAGGGGGGTTTTGCGGTGGGCGAACTTGAGAACCCCACAGGCGCCAGGAAGGCAACAGAGAAACcagcagagaaaaaaatgaataaaacggACACCTGGCGGTGACACGAgtgcggtgttttttttttttttttgtttgagcaACCTCATTGGCAGATCTGGCCAACTGCCTCGTGAGGGAAATTTTTGGCCAACAAGGGACAAGCTAAGCTGTGCGTGCGCGATTTGGTGCCCTTCGGCTTTCACTgtctcctgtgtgtgtgtctctctctctcgctctctatcaCACACAACCACTGTGATCTTCTGCTGATCGTCGTTACGTATACGTTCTGGGCAAAGGGGGTTCTTCTGTTGTACTGTGTCACGGCCTGGCCTGGTTCCCTTTGTTTGGCTGCAATCGTAGTGCGCCACGGGAAAGGGAGAGCATTTGTTTAGGACGGCACACGCATCACCGTCTGAAACTAATTTCGCCACAATCGAaatctacacacaaacacacacacacgcgtgcgcacgtacacacacacagatatgcacaaacacacacacaccgtactTTAGCAAGgaagcaagcagcagcagcacaatctCTCTAACACGCTGTACGTATCCGCACACAAATTCGCACCAAGTATGCGTCGTGTCGTTGCGCGAATCGGACCTTCCACCGCGGCTGTTCGAACTATTCAGACGCGCGTCTGCTCTCGAATCCGCggagtggttttgttttgcgttcgcGATCGTCAagtgagcgagaaagagaggcaGCTGAGCTGCCGGGAGAGTGTGTGAGATTGCGTGCGTGGATTTGATCGCGCGCTGGTTTCCTGCCTAAAGGGCCTCTTCGGCTTCGGCGAGCGTTAGTTGTTCTCGCGCAGCTCGTTTCTTGGTGTGGATGTTGCTCGCGAGCTGCTTTGCACTGGTGGTTGGCGGTACACACATGGAAGCAAGAGCATTATgtccgcacaaacacacaagcagcagcagacatgATGCACACGCAAAGGTTTGAATCCGAGAATGTAGAGCGAATGTGAATGTGAAGGAACCGCAAAAAGAAATGTAACAAAATCTCGTGAATGCTGGACGTGGTGGATGCGATCGTTTAGCAGGTACGATCCCGGCTGCTgtttggtgatggtggtgagcaGTGTGGTGTTTGGTGATGTTTTCCACACGATCGCTAATTGCAATTTGCACGTACAATTAGAAGGAGCTCGCTCGATTCGTACGGGacaatatttgtttacagaGACAATTACAAGTCGGACAGTGTTGCATCTTCTCTGAATCGAACATTGCGCGCGGGGTCTATTGCTTTGTGTTCGTTGATGGCCTCTATTGTAACTATCAATTTTCGTactacacaaaacacacagtcAAGCTTCAGTTTTGACAACATGCAATCAAATCGAAACGTTCTTATCGGCAAGCTTACACAACATACAGCACAAGAACCACAGAGACGGACAGCGCGGTTCGTTCGCAGCTGTTCATCGATTGAATGCGTGATGATAAGCGCGCGAATTCcaacacacaggcacagagCTTGACTGACACTCTCTTTCAGTTCTGCTGCACCGAAAAGGGCTCTAAACCCCTAaacacaccatcaccatcaccaatAGCAACGCTGCCCACTGCGAGAACAGTGTGCGCGCGGCTCTTCCCTTCCCAAGTGTCACTTGACGCTGTGTTGCTCATAGCATTGGAATGCGTGTACGTTTGATCGAACCATACACTGAGACACGGTAATGTAATAGCACCACCGTACGCAAATAATGGAACActgcttttttatgttaattCGCACCTAAAAAGCTGAAGACTAGAGGTAAGGGAATGCACGGGAGCtatggttttgcttttgttctgTCTGTCGATCTGCTGTAACTGTTGTGCACGGTACACGACACCATCACCGACTGCAACACACGCAACAGCGGCAACCACGAGCATTGGTTGTTTTtaaaagagagagcgagagagagagagagtgagagcgcaTTTCGTACGGCAATGTCCTAACGTGGCTTAAGGTACAGATCCACGATAGACACGTCGCATAGCAAACGAATTTTTACACCAGTTTTTGACTTTTTTGATCCCTCCAATGCTAATGCTGGCCGTCATTTGTTGTCATGGAGAACTCATGGCAATTGTAGATACTACGAGTGATCGGGTGACATCCAAATATGTATCTAAAGTACACTTTATTATTGCTTCGAAcgctaaaataaaataaagaagaatGGTTAGAATAAAAGCAGCTAattgctcaactcattccttTTTCTTGCAGTCGATAAAACACACCTGCTGGAGCTGGAATCTCTGTTCGGGCAGGCGCTACTGTCTCGCGCAATCGGCATCGTGTACGGCAAGCAACCCATCACCGCCTACTGCACAACGGACGACAGTCAGTGTGGTTTGCTCGAGGTGCCTGGATCAAAGTACGGAACAGTGTACAAAGTGTTCCCGGGCATCAATTTCTGTGCCTGCGAATCGTTCCGCGACTGGCTGTTGAAGCAACGGCGCCAACCCACGTGCAAGCACGTACTAGCTGCCCGGCTGGCACTAATATTGAACAGGAAAAAGGACGTTCCACTTGCCTGTGACAGTTTGCACCAGCTAAAACAACAATTTGTGGAAGACTGCTTGAGTTTGGGTGGTGCAGGTGGAAGCGCCGTAGCGCATCAGCAACCAGCATCAATCTCCTGCAACAACAACGCCGTATAGTAACTGATTTTAAACAGGATTTTCCCCTACATTCCCTCTGCCTGGCTGTACAGTTTGATGCAAAGGACGAAGCGTCTATTTGGCAAAGGGATTATTTCAAACCCCAAAATGGTGACGCAGTCCCAGTTTAGCCAGATACAGTTTCAGGCCGTGCTGAACAAATTTTCCATGCTGTACAACGTAATGAAGGCTGCGAATTTCGTCGATGTAAGGATTGCGCtgcaatttaaatgatttgaaaatgtattaaaGAAGCTTTTCTCTAccaattctctctctctctctctctctctctctctctctctctctctctctctctctctctctctctctctctctcttaccttTAGAACGCCATTGTGCAGCTGAGCAACGACGGAATGAAGGTGATCGTTGAGGATGCGAAAAGCATCCAAGCATCGGCCTACATTACGCGGGCTTGCTTTTCCGAGTTTAAACTGGCCATTGCGCGACCCTCTTCCGTGGCGGACGCTCCCAACAATCCTGACGCTACGCTGCCCTTCATTTCGTTCGGGCTCAACCTGAAGGTGTTTACGGATTGTTTGAGCATGTTCACTAGCGGTGATTACGATTCGAGCCTGAAGCTTATCCAAAAGGGTACCGGTGCCCCGTTGATCGTGATCCTGGAGCAGCACGGCGAGGACGACCTCATTACGGAGTGTTCGGTGCGCACGATGGACCCGTTCGACTGTATGGAGCTGGACTTTGAGGACGAGCAGCAGATAGTGAGCAAGCTCAACGTGAAGGGCATGGAGTTTTTCCAGCTGCTGAGCGAGATGGATCGCAACTGTGACGAAATTGAAGTGATTATTTCACCCGACGCACCGCACCTGATTTTACACTCGTTCGGAGAGCTGCATTCGGAAACGAGCGTTGAAATAACCAACACGAGCGACATGCTGATTACGTTCAACTGTACCGATGCGAGTCGCAATCGGTACAAGTTCCATCATTTCCGGCTTGCCATGCGTACGCTCGCATTGGCTTCCAAGGTGGCACTGCGCACCAACAGCGAGGGCTTGCTAGGGCTGCAAGTGATGATCGAGAATAGTGATAGTTCGCACATTTTTGTGGAATACTTTATCTTGCCACTGATGTCGGACGGTGATCAAACCACTCTGTAGTGGATCGTTTGTTTCACTAGCGTGTCTTGAAAGATAAAGAATTAAAGCACACGCAAACCTAAGCTTTGTTTCACATCAAACTTTCGCGATGAAATTATTTTGTAGAAATCTCCGAAACTAGTAAGAACCACAGACAGAATAAGTTGACAAACTGTGCACACTTCtgggaaaatttaaaatgctttgatgttttcaacgaaagcaaaacattttcaacaacctTCAACGTACAATCTACCCTTGAGTTACGCGGTTCGAAAAGTGGTGTATGAGTTTTACGAGTTGGCTATTTGGGAAACTCTTGGAGAAAATTGTTTAGACACGTTTTAGTTTTCGAAATTTTAATTTGGCTCAGTTATTCCGCTACACCGATATCGTAGAAACACATTAACCGCGTATCTTGGGCACATACTGTATACTGAACGAAACTTATGTCAATGTCAACCTATCGAACGAAATTAGACGAACCGTCAATGACAGCAGGCCAAACAGTGCTGTCAAAACAATTCTGTCGACGGCGCACGGCGTTCGAGTTTTAATTTTGCAAGCAGCTAAAGTACAAACAACCGAaaccttttgcttttattttaaacaattccaCTTGCGAATCTCAACAATACGGCATTATTCGTTAGTTTGTGGCGCATTTCACAAGACTGTACATCCAGTTGGCATTGAGTGGTCGTGTTCGGCGGTACAGAGTTTAAACAAGCGCgtgccatcaccaccatcatgaGCGAAAACGACAGAACGCTTTGGTGTGGAAATCTAAGCGAACGAGTTACGGAAGAGATGCTGTACGAACTGTTCCTACAGGTATGggcgcatttttgttttcgctacGTGCGAATGACAATTAAACTAAATTCCCGTTCTCAAATTGTAGGCTGGACCGGTTGAAAACGTAAAGATTCCTCGCGACGCAGATCGGCGCCAGCGGAACTATGCCTTCATTACGTTCGCACACGTGTGCAGCGTAGAGTATGCGATGGACATATTCGAGGGTACGGCCCTTTTCCAGCGTACGCTTACGTTGCACCGGAAAAATCGCAACGGTCCGAATCCGGCAGCTTCGCCACAGGTTAATTTCAACTATCCAGCGGGCGGAGGtagcaccaacagcaacacatccagcaacaacaatctcCAGCGATATTCGGACGATTCACCAATCCGAGCCCAGCAGCATCCGGTGGATGTGAACCCATTCATATCGCCGGACATTCGGATGGAAGCGTTCCCCGCACTGTATGCAGCGATGAACAATTCGCCAAACATCTTTACGCCAGACATTTTGGCCCACCTGGGGCAACAGTTGCTTGGGGCCGACTTTCCACCGTTTGCCGACGAAGCCGACCAGCAGCAGAACTCGCTGCGAACCAAAGGGCAGCGCAGAGAACGATCTCACCATCACGATCGGCACAGTAAGAAGCCGTACTCGCGGGACGACCGGTACGGCCACAGTAACGATCGCAGCGAGTCGCAGAGTAGCCGCAATCGGTACGATAATAGCAGCAGACGGAACAGCAACGACCAGGACCACCACCGAAACAGTCGCAGACGGAGATAGTGGTCGAGGATTGCTTCGCTGTGTATATGATGGTACAAAAGGATGaacaagcaagcaatgttTACTATAAGTATCCCGAAAACTACCCCCACCCGATcgggtgtgtgcgtgacgATCAGTTTTAAAGAGTTGTAAAGAACAACGACAAAGTTGCGTGTGTACATAGAGCGAACGATCTTTTTTCTGTCCTCTAAATCTATTAAATAACGACCACCAGGACGTTTAAGAACCTGCAAACCTTCAGAGAAACGATTGAcgattataacaaaaaaaaaaaaaaataaataaacgtcTCTTTTTAATGCTGTATGACACGGTTTACACCTTTGctttattcattttcaaatACCTATTTCATACAATTCTATTGAGCTTTACAAATATATGACATAGAATTGGCTTAtaagtatttttttgtgttattattttttttaatcctcTTTAGATCAAGCACAGTCCTTACGTTCTGATGTTTAAACCTTGCCTCCGTTATTCGATTTCAAATATGCTTTCCTGGCTGTCCCTTACTTTTAAAACATGGAATCATGAAAACATGGAGCGAGCAAGCGGTACAGCTTCATCTGCTTCTTCATCTGCTTCTTCTCGCTACTACATGCACGCTTTGTTGGAATATTGTTGCTGTTACACGTTATCTAGTATATCGCTAACACGAATCAGGAAGAAACATCACGAAACGTTTTGCGTTGCCGCGCATTAAAAAGATACATTTGATATTCTGCTACCCAGCCACGCGACACGTCGTTTTGAGATTGTATAAATTGAGATACACGaatcctttttcttgtttttttttgtttttatgttgagTCTTACCGCCGTTGTCATTACGGGGGTTTGCGAACGAGTGCGGTCTTGCATTTAACTTTAGCTGAACACTAAACGATAGCGCCTAAACACTTTGCGTACGTTTGAAACGGCTTGTCTTTTGTCTTTCTTTGTAAATCATTATCCAGTCTGCTCTTGTGCATATCAGTCGTTCTTGTGCAGCGAAAATCGACGCGAACATCCCACAAAAGTTCACCTTTCACTCTGGCTCTAGTGGGGGGGAGGAATAAACTTTAAAAACTAGCGCTTTTGTAAAATTCGGAGCTGAAAGAAAACGGCGACAAAACGGGTTTCACAAGGGGAAAGGGAATGGAGCTAATAGTGAGTATGGAAAGCGGATTCAGCAAGAGAAATAATACTAAATGCAATAGAGGGGGGAAACGAAAAGTCTGCTGAATCCAAAGTCCCACCGAAATATGGTGGTCAGAATAACTTACATGCGATTAAACAATCTCACCGAACAGTGCATTATTTGTTGCAAAATTTTGAACCATCGTCGGTCCACACCACCCAACTAACCAACGTGTCTGTGTGCGCGCTCGTGCGCCCTCGCGCGTTTGCTTATGTCTCAAGATAATTGCTTAACCCCCGAAGCGGCGGAGCGTTTGCGCAAACTTTTTAACCGCAAATGATCATCTCACAGCTCGTTGACGGTGGCGCGCACCGAAGGGTGGAGGAGAGGTGGAAAGCGGACACATCTTTAGCAATGCAGAGCGATGGATACTTGGATGGATAGATGAATGGAGCTGAACTGGAGAGGGGGgcgggggtgggggagggagggCGCATTTACTATTACAACCTCACTCAccaaccaccgccaccaacagcagccacACGCTTTGCTATGTGGTGCGTGTTGTGATGATTATGCTGAATGACTGCGAAGAACGAGATGAAGGGAAatgatgtgctgctgctgctgctgctgccttgcGCTTGTACGACGACAAAACACTTCCATTGtgctggggttttttttttgaattttgtttgcttcttcttcctcctcagTCATGTCTTGCTTcgattgtgtgtttgcgttcgcGCTTGCAGTTTTTCTTTACACTGGCCGACCgcaaccaccgccaccaccagcactcCACCCGACGTAAATTCACTATGACCAGCTACTCTTCTGCAGATCGATCTGTCCTTCGAGCGTTTTGGCGAGATAGATGACGAACAGCTGGCTGATGGCGGCCCCGAGCGCAATGCCCGCAATCACGTACAGGTTCCGTTCGGCCCACACGCGCACAATCTCGATGCACCCGTTGGTCCAGATCTTCTTGCTGGCCGCGGCCACCGACTGCTGCTGGATGTGGTAGCCGCACATGATGTTCACCAGGCCGGAGCTGATGTCGGTCGCGTTGATGCAGCAGCTGTACGGGACGCCGCACTTTTCCACGCTCGGTGACGAGCAGTTGAAATACTCGTTCTTGCCCCAGTCCAGGTAGCCCTCGTTGCTAAGCCCGCAGCAGTGGAACTCCTGCTGCGCAAAGTCGATGAGATTCTGCAGGTCCGGATCGTCCCGGTAGGTGGTGATGATTTTGTCGGTGAACGATTCCTCCAGCACCGCGTTCACCTTGTGCGGGAACACGAACGCGGTGATGGCGATGGCCATCTCGCACAGGAAGAAGATCAGCAGGCAGAGCGAGTAGAACTTGAGCAGGCAGGTGTTTTCGCGCAGCGCCCCGAGACAGCCGGCCAGGCTGACCACGAACACGATCGCCCCGGCGATGATCATTACCAGCGACAGGTTCAGCACGATGTCGTAGAACGTTTCGAGCTTGATCAGCCCGGTCGCCTGCCATTTGTCGACGAACGCGTAAAACCCGATCCCGATCAGCAGTCCGCCAAACAGCCAGAAGATGAAGTTGAGCAGAAATATCATATACTTCACGCAGGAGCTGACGTACGTAAAGTTGTGGGTTGGGTAGCGGTACGGAGGCATCGTGTGGCTGCGacggtgttgctgctgctgctgctgctgctttgccgTTCCGTTGCCTGTTGTCCTTCGACCGTGCCTCGATGCCCTTATACGGACGAAGAGCGGGGAGGTAGGGGACAGGAGGAAGGGGGGCGGTGCTCCAGTTGGCTTTTGGTCTCAGGTGTGATGCTGCTTATCTGGGCTCGCTGGCATTGGCCAACACACGGGCAAATCCTTTGTTTACTAATTCAGGCAGCCCAGGCACTGCACTAAACAAACCGAAAACagtccacacacacagcacagcaaactACACCGTGCATCGATTATGAATCATCGCCACGGTCGGCTCTACACAGCGCGAGCGGAATCACTTtgaactaaaacaaaatcatagaGCAAGAAGCTCCTTCCCACTTTCGAATCTGTGCCTACGGAAAAAATTTGCTTCTAAACTTGGTTGtctagcttttttttcttttcttctctcctcCAGTCAATGATCTATTTGCAGGGGTCGCCGGCTTGTACGCGCGGTGACAGTAGGGGCAGCATCTTTCGACgggttttataattttttattgctctttCGAAGCGATTCAATCCACACTGATGGACCAAGAgaagatattttaattttaagtaaatgaaagagagaaattTCACTCTAAATAATgtcataaaacaataaaatattgcattttattCTTGACGAAACAACTGTCAACGCTGCGTGCCTGGACGAAACTGAACGAAACATCACCGCTCGCCCCGGAACTGTCAAACAGAGgtgccaaaaaaagaagacaagcGATTTTGACGCGTCAAATCGCAGTCCCCGAAACGAAACAGAACCGACACACAGAAAGCGGCAAGGAAaaagtgcgtgcgtgcttCAATATCGATGGAAAGCGACCGTTCGTCTGCGTATTAGCGTACAAATCCTGGTGCCCCCGGCGTTGAATCGCCCACCAGCCTGGAGAGGAGACCGGATCGTTCCACCCGTCATACGGCAACAGTGCTTACAAGGCAGCAAGGGCTATCATGAACCCCTACGGTAGTGAGTACGGTTTTTGCCCGTGTGCGGATCATAAATCATCTCTTTTCTTATTTATCTCCCCTTGTTTATAGATGGTTCCCCGTGTATGCACCAACTCTGTATGTTTCTTTGTTTATGTGTAACCTGTGCGGGGGGGTTTGAGTTTCGTTTGCAATTTGCTGATTTGCGTTTTCTCCCTGCCCGTGTCCGTGAATTGTTAAATCCTGTCGGCGGGTAGCACACCGCACCGGGCTTGCAACTGGGAACTGCTTGGACTAGTGCAGACCGGCTCACGCGCGCGAGGACGGTTGTTCCTGGTTAACGGTGAAGGGGGTTTGAGGCAGCCGGTAGCCAGGAGCATCCGTCCTGTTCCATCGATGTTAGCCTTTGTGTTAGATTATTAGAGCAATAGTGTTGTCCTCGTGATCTTTCTCGATCAGCTCCGATGCTGACGATCGACAGCAACTTTTTGCGCAGGCCGTGATTGTGATCGCAGCAATATATCCTGCGTTTAGAAGTAGCAAAAGTTCAATTCAGTAATTGCACGAATAATTTAAACTTCAGCTCCTTATATCTTTCCCGGGGAAAACTTTCCATCCGACCGTGATTTTGCTACCAGTGAACCTACAATCCTACAGCGCTGCAACATTTCCGTGTAGAGGCGTAGAGTTTGCCCCATTTCCTGTTGTAATAGTGTACATAAACCGCACACCGCATTACGTTACCTCTTCTTTCCAGCACCGTTCTTCTGTTATGTTGTAAATAATGAAttcctgttttatttttttctttctttttctctcttttctcttcctcctGTTTGTATGATCGTTAAACCccgtacaaaaccacaccgATACACACAAAATATCCTGCTCTAGCTATCGTAATCGACGCGAAGAAGCGGATAGCAAGCGAATAGCGAAATAGTAGTGAATAGAATCTTGAATAGCA contains:
- the LOC120897265 gene encoding tetraspanin-33-like, coding for MPPYRYPTHNFTYVSSCVKYMIFLLNFIFWLFGGLLIGIGFYAFVDKWQATGLIKLETFYDIVLNLSLVMIIAGAIVFVVSLAGCLGALRENTCLLKFYSLCLLIFFLCEMAIAITAFVFPHKVNAVLEESFTDKIITTYRDDPDLQNLIDFAQQEFHCCGLSNEGYLDWGKNEYFNCSSPSVEKCGVPYSCCINATDISSGLVNIMCGYHIQQQSVAAASKKIWTNGCIEIVRVWAERNLYVIAGIALGAAISQLFVIYLAKTLEGQIDLQKSSWS
- the LOC120897263 gene encoding uncharacterized protein LOC120897263; translated protein: MQRTKRLFGKGIISNPKMVTQSQFSQIQFQAVLNKFSMLYNVMKAANFVDNAIVQLSNDGMKVIVEDAKSIQASAYITRACFSEFKLAIARPSSVADAPNNPDATLPFISFGLNLKVFTDCLSMFTSGDYDSSLKLIQKGTGAPLIVILEQHGEDDLITECSVRTMDPFDCMELDFEDEQQIVSKLNVKGMEFFQLLSEMDRNCDEIEVIISPDAPHLILHSFGELHSETSVEITNTSDMLITFNCTDASRNRYKFHHFRLAMRTLALASKVALRTNSEGLLGLQVMIENSDSSHIFVEYFILPLMSDGDQTTL
- the LOC120897266 gene encoding RNA-binding protein 7, with translation MSENDRTLWCGNLSERVTEEMLYELFLQAGPVENVKIPRDADRRQRNYAFITFAHVCSVEYAMDIFEGTALFQRTLTLHRKNRNGPNPAASPQVNFNYPAGGGSTNSNTSSNNNLQRYSDDSPIRAQQHPVDVNPFISPDIRMEAFPALYAAMNNSPNIFTPDILAHLGQQLLGADFPPFADEADQQQNSLRTKGQRRERSHHHDRHSKKPYSRDDRYGHSNDRSESQSSRNRYDNSSRRNSNDQDHHRNSRRRR
- the LOC120897267 gene encoding zinc finger SWIM domain-containing protein 7-like — its product is MSSFTLFDTVDSLFARINQSVRANQQQAGLESADLDKTHLLELESLFGQALLSRAIGIVYGKQPITAYCTTDDSQCGLLEVPGSKYGTVYKVFPGINFCACESFRDWLLKQRRQPTCKHVLAARLALILNRKKDVPLACDSLHQLKQQFVEDCLSLGGAGGSAVAHQQPASISCNNNAV